TGTTCAGGCTATTCGGGTAACAAAAGTAATTTTTACACAAATGTTACAGGGATGATTTTCTCTGCTTATATGGAGTGGAGAAACGACTTTCTTTATTCTACGAAAGGTGAATAAAATAAATGTCTACATATCACCTTCTCATACCTTAAATTCGTTATGTAATTGGTTatcgttgttgtttttgttgtacaAGCACTATCAAACTCATACCCCTGAATCAAACACTTTCCTAGCGTACGTAACCATCTCGAGTTTATTAGGTTGATTTAAACAACAAACACAACCAAGTTCCGAGCCCTCTCAATTTCATCTGGCTTAAGTGCCATGTTATTATTGGAATTAATGAGTCACCAATACTAGGCCCAGTCCTTGCACGCAAAAACCACTTCAATTCATATATGTATTTGTTTTCTAAAGATAGGTCAAATTTTAATCTACCATTGAAACTTTTCAGCCTGATGACATAGTACTGTCAGAAATCTCTTAACATTGACACAATTTAGTGTGATCCAACACAATAACTGTGTTATACCTTCTCTTCTGCTTTCTTACTCCCTTTTGACCATCCAATCTGTCCAATCTTCAATGATTTCCCACCACATATTTCAAATTTGCACCCACTCAATTAAACAAACTTGTACTGTAATAACAGTACTTGTATACTTGTATGCTTTCTCTATAAAACCTTTGTACATTTTGTAACAAATTAGGCCCATTTTTTACAATTTTAAGCTTACAGATCTGCAAATTCTATCCTTTTCGATGTGGGAATAGTGTCGTATTCGTATGCTCCAACTCGCTTAATGCTTCTTTAATTTGGTATGTTCATTGTCTTGGACCAATTCAAAAGTGTCTATCTTTACTTATAGCCACTGGCATGCAATAAATTTTCAAATAAGTTGTCACTTCTGGTAGATAAATATttgctattgctattgctattgctaaCTACAATAAATTAAAACATGTCtgctatattaatataaataaataaaagtgtatcTGTGTCCTCCATTGTTTTGTGTATTGATCAGTGTGTGTGTTAACCATGAACATGAAAGCAAATAAGAAGATGAGGGGATTCATGTGCCAGTCACTAGAAACATCATCATCATGCATAAATCCGGATAGCCGGTCTGTGATTATGTCACGAAGATCGATTGAACATGCGAGGTTGTTGAGCAACACTAAATACGTTCGACTTGCAGAGCGCCGTGGCTATGTTGTTCCTGCAAGTAGGAGATCTTCATCAGCTACTAATAATGTGAAGTTGGACCAAAATTCCTCGTTAACGACGTCTGCCAACCAAGTATTCCAGGTACGTTTTTGTCGACTCGATCTTTATATTGGTTTACTTTTATGCTCCCGATATCCGAGcggatatatattattttgatcgCGAGAATTTAAGTAACTAGAACGAGATGAAAAAAATATTCTTAGGCCCTAACGAATATATACTATTTTAAAAAATGCCCTTTTGGTTTTGCTAGAATGCTAGTGGACTTTGATTTCTTTATTTTCTTAGAGTCTTTGATTGTTGTTTTTGAGCATATTGTGTTTTGACTTAGCTCAGTTGTATTTCCCTAGTTTCACTGCTTCTCACATCTCCGATTATGTCTCTATATATAAAAATTTGGCCCCCTGAGCGGTCGATCACTTTGTTCCCCTCGGAGCCCCCCTGTTTTTGATAGATTAAACATAAAATACAACTCTTATTTATGCATGTAATAATAATACAATtgctattagtattagtattattagtattagtatatttttAACGATTAATGATCTATATAAAAGTTATGAtggaaatatatattatatattgactaTATTAAATAATAACTAGAATTATGGTTAAGATCTCGGCTTGTGCGATCGTTGGTTCGGAAATTCATGTAATGTTTTGGGATTAGCTCTCTTTCGTGTGATTTGGTTTACGTGGCTATTTGGTTGGAGTTATTTAGGGGTATTTAGAGTGTATCGTGGTGTTTGGCTAAGTCAATTCCATTTGAAGGTTTCCTCGTGGTCTAGTTTGTGTTTGGTGGTCTTGTTCTCTAGTTTTCAGCGGATCAATGGGCCTCGGTGTTCTACCGGTGGTTCGGTGTTCTGACAAGAATGGTTTAGGTGCAACCGAGTCTAGGAATTTTAATGTCTAACCTTGTTTGTTATTGTATCAACCTATTCATCGGAAAACGGAATGAAAATGACTACCCTAATGGTTCGTTTGTTTGTTTAGCTTAGCTTATGTTTATCCTCTTTTTGCAGTTTGTTTTTAGGCTagaactttttatttcttttttattCATATTGTATCTTGTTGATCTTTAGATAGTTTATTTGtagggaggtgatactcacacactcttttttgatccatacacactttttaTCACAATACTTACAATTATATCTCTAAATTTACATAAGAAATTGAACCTGCATTATCATAAGTAAGGGGTATAATAGTAAGTTAGTGTGTATAGATAAAAAAGaagtgtgtgagtatcacctcccttTATTTGTATTATTGTTTTTTTAAGTAAAAAATTCAAAATTCTAACAAAAAAAATATTAGTGGGCCGTGAGCCCAAATTGAATCTGTTAATGCGTTTtctcgttgttgctatttgtaGAAGGGGAAAAAATTAAATATCGATTATCAGAATCCCTAAACAAAAAGTCGTACCCAACGTATTTTTGTTTGCAATTCCTAGTTATTGTAGTTGTACCATACGTTTTAACAGTTGCAATAAGGTGAGAACTGAGAAGGATATGTTTGGATAGGTGGTGGTGATGCGGGTATCAATTCATTGTCAAGGTTGTGCTGGCAAGGTCAAGAAACACTTATCCAAAATGGAAGGTACAATTACTAccaccgtattattattattattattttatcctaTATACGGCACGTATCCTATATACTAAAAGGCACGCCGAATTTCGTCAATAGTTGtttcggattgtcgttttgagtttgcgttcacactacaattgGTCCTCCGACTTtgactcaatttacacaacgacccctcaagtttacactttttcaggggtaaaaagcgtaaatatataattttattaaaataaaagaaagtaactccacccgaatttttaacgggcgcTATCTTCTCGcttggtgcgagttaaatttttccgttatcaccgttcaactcgaaataattttacgaacacaactcaactaactacgcgcgaaacggactgtttttaaaaacgctaaataatttcggacaattttttatacatatacatacacatataataaaTATCTCAAACTAACCACCTCATATCGATGGTTCCGATCCCTTTTTTACGAGATTTTCCCATCGTTAAAAATGCGCTATACATTAAACCAAGTGTTTCCAGAAATACCTGTGGCAACgcgttttaaatttatataaataaataacgcTACGTGAAACACGAATATGCAACCTGAAaggccccgccgcatcgcgcggggcgATATTATTCTAGTTTTACTTGTTTCATGTATTTTAGTctaattgttttatttttattgtttaaattcttATGCTTATTAACTTTATCTGTTTCAAAAATATTACTCCGTAGTATTTAACTGtgaaaaataattataaaaatttatctAACTCTTCAATTTATTTTTTACATTTAGTtacatattttaatatttatttgtCAAATTTATCATAATTACAAGCGTAATATCATAATTAATTGAATAAAATTAAATTGTATGTGAGACGAAAGAGTATCGAATAGTTTATACtacatttaaaataaatataacagCCGAAGACGAATGAATAGTAACACGGTTGCTGACGTTAGCAATTTTGTCTTttggtgtttttttttttcttattggaAAATTGTGTTTTTTCGACGCAATTATTTAACCCAACGAAGTGGGCCATCGGTCCTCTATCTAGTTTTCCTATAATATGCATGAAAATTATTTTATACGGAGTACCATATTTTTCTAATATATAGAAAAATGGTTTCAAGTCAACTACGATTGAAAATATTGCTAGAACACATCTTACGCGTCATTAAATTACAACGTGAATGTGAGTTGGCAAAATTTAACGCCCATAACGCCTGTTATGAGGCGTTAAATTTGATATTTTCGGAGCTTTAGATACATATGTGACAGACAATCTCAAATTTGTAACACCCAATCAAAATGTGACACACCATTTCGATTTATTTTACTATATCATCACGAATCATTTCAATCAAATTTAATACTCACATTTGACATTTGAACCCAATCAAAATTTGACATTATCACGTCACAGTCAGAAATTTATTTTCTTGCCaaaagtgtttttttttttctaCCCCAATTCACAGTTAAAAAGCTTAAGGTAAcgtgaggtttttttttttttttttttttttttttttttttttttttttttttgaaaggcaagcccccCAAAGTGTAGCAAGTGAGGATTGAACTTGGGTCCCTTTGGAACTTTCCAAGCATCCTACCACCAAGCCAACCCCTTGGGGTTAACGTGAGGTTTTATTGAACTActcgttttttatttttatttaaattacaaTAGTGACATCGTTTTATTTGCAGGAGTGACATCATTTAGCGTAGATCTGGAGAGCAAAAGGGTAACGGTAATGGGACACGTGTCACCAGTAGCTGTGTTAGAAAGCATGTCGAAGGTGAAAAAAGCTGAATTTTGGCCACACTGATGCTTCCAAAATTGGTGTTTGGatccaatcttttttttttttttttttttttttttttttaagcagcAATAATGCAACATCATCGTACTTTTTTATAAACTATATATCCgaacaaaaatatttatatatgtatttacactATTCGATAGTCTTACTGTTCAACTACACAAGATATTGCACGTTTATAAGGTGTGTACGAAGAGAGAAATAATTTTATGGGATACTGATAAGTATTGGTGCCTTGGTGATATCCATTGGGAATACATGAATTGTTCAAACACTACTAGAAAAATAGAACAGGGGACGCATACTTTTTGTGGCGCTCCATAAGCGCCGCTAAAGGGTCGCTAAACGACAAAATTTTCAACGCTCACTcagttttggtcaaacattgtctatTGTGGCGCTTTTTGTGGCGCAATGAGCGCCACATTTGATTTACTGATTTTATTTTAGATTTAAATAAACTAAGTGTTTGAGAAAAACCCCGTCAACTCTATTGTGGCGCTTTTTGTGGCGCAATGAGCGCCACATTTGATTTATTGATTTTATTTTAGATTTAAATAAACAAAGTGATTGAGAAAAACCCCGTCAACTCTTTTGCGGCGCATAAAATCGCCACTTAATgtatttcctttttcttttttctttttaatatttCCCCCCCAAAAAAATATATTTCCCGCCAAAGGAAAAAAAAATCCCGCCAACTCTATTGTGGCTCACCAGCGCCGCTAAAGGCTAAAAACAAAGTTAACttgtttattaaatattaaatattcatttaattgaaaatagtAATTAACTACGGCGGTGGATTTTACTAACCGAACCTCAAAATATAGTTAACATAAGTTAACTTGTCGTACGAATTATTGGAAATGGACGTACGACTAACTTCATTAATTAAACATATGTCAATCTAAAAAAAAGAAATACAATACAAGTGTTACCTAACTACAAATTAAAAAAAAGGTCCATTTTCTTGTTTGACATATGCGTGATTGAGTTCCGATTCAAAATCGTCCTTGGACCTTAACAGACGAGGTATAATAATTTTGCCCTATCGCACATGGGTGAATCATACCAACAAATGAAATTAATTTTGACATTTTCCCACTAAACAAAAGTATTAAGCAAGAAGGTTTTATCATACCGTTTCAAGGCAAGCCATTTTCAACCTGGATTAAGATCAGTCCAAGACGTTAAAACAAATGCTTCACGACATGATTGTCAGTTCATCATCATGAATCACGATGTTGTAGCAGATTTGTTTAGAAAGGTTTTAAGATAAGTCCATGACGTTAAAACAAATGCTTCACGACATGATTGTCAGTTCAACATCATGAATCACGATGTTGTAGCAGATTTGGTTAGAAAGGTTAATGCATGAAGGTTACAAATATTTGAAATAAGTGGGTTATAACCATAAAATCAAGAAAAAAGCCAAAATTTACCACAAAGAAAAACACAAGCGAGTTTCACTATATCATGATAAATCGACGTAACCATAAATCGTAGTCCTCATTGTTAATCATCATTCAAGCAAGTTTTGATAACTAAATTCGACCGACATACTCGACAACGACCTTAGTACCTATTCTCCGCCATAATGTTTTAATCTTGCTAATTAAGAATGAAGTGTACTAATGTGGTGATGTTTGAGGGTGTtcaatataagtaataatattattaataaataactacgagaagtaataaaaaaaataaaaaaaataatattattaataaataacaaatttataataatatgataattaaaaaataataaatcttaaaaataatgatgatatagTAATTTAAagtaatacttattattatattatagtataataaaaataatagggtgtgtttggatgaggAGCTTGTCGGAGCTTATAgaagcttataggagcttgagcttatgattttaataagcttcaagtcataagcttcgtttggtagacaaaaaaagtagagcttatgaaaatcataagctctagaaaaataagctacttttagtagcttatgaaaaaaagtagagcttatgaactgaaaaataaactcaagctagtttaccaaacacttataaaaaataataagctccagttaCCGGcataaaaaataagctccagctccagctctatctcataagctccagctccagctacaagctccagctccaactattttcatccaaacaTACCCtatgtaatatatatgtatatatgttgtatatataataaaaataataaataaataagaataggTGGCGCTGGTTATGGTGCAAAAACACGCCACTTTTTTATTTTCATGAAAATTTATATTTCCCTCCACCTCCTAATTCATTGTTACCGCCAATCAGATGACCCGACCCATGTAACTAAACCTAACCCGTTTTTCCTGATAACCACTCAGCTTTTCACAAACCTAACTCAAAAACACCTACTTTCTCTCAAGTTTTTGCGGTTTGGGAGTAAAACTTCGCGATTTTCTCGACTCTCTACCTCGAATCTCTTAATTAATCTTAAATAAGGTATCATTTACCTTCCTTTTctcataaattttatatttttatgaaattacaagataaatccGAAAATTCTTGAATTTAATTGGCTTTTTCGTTTGCTTTATGTTAATATTGATACAAGCAATTGTTATACCTGTTAGAATATGTTTAAATTTCGTGTTTTTGTTAACTTTATGTTAATATTGATACAAGCAATTCTTGAATTTAAAGGCTAGTAACGCGAGACATAAGAGTTTGGCCCCAATAGAGTTTCTGATTGATAAGAAGGGTGGGTTCAGCCCGTAGGGTGACAACGGAAATCAATTTCGTTCCGCTGTAGGGAACGCAGTGACAAAAATACCGTATTGTTATAAAGAGTGGAAAACAATCCCAGAGGAGGATTATGAGCATCTAATCCCTGAGTTGGAGGTTATACTTTTGTTAACTTTATTGTAAAAatgtttaagtttatataatgacctAACTAGCTGTTTCTTCAAAACTTGCAGACTTTTTTTTGACCTATGACCCCACTTAGATGGGTCACATGGTCAACTGATCACAAAGGGGATAAACAAATTAGCTCAAAAATATTACCTACATCAAAAGAGCAGTTTTAAAAAGAATTTTTGGGTTAAAAAAGGAGGACTTGAAAACCCAGTCCTTAGAAATCAACCACCCGAGGGTTGTCAAATGATCGCCACTGATTGGCCAAAGTTCGTGAAAATGATGATGGATGAACGTTATCAGAATTTATCAAAAACTAACAAAAGATGTCGCGAAAATCAGGCTCCAACTCGACAGGGCAGAAAGTCATTTGCCCAAAACCGCTATGATAATGTAAGTTTCTATATCTctaaatgagtaaatgtatatctatttttttaaatatcatataggtacatatatataatgttatgtatatatatgtagataaTATATACAGATTGTTAtacgtatacatacatacatacatacatatatatatatatagctgtaCAGGATAGCTGCTGTATACAAGATCAGTTgctgttatatatatatgaatatgaataatttGATCGACTCGTTTATAGAAAATTGTATTCGATAAgtatgtgtatgtgtgtatatatattcttGTATGGTAAGTATAACTtcatgtgtaacgacccgtcaaaatcgctattgacgcggcacgttaatcattgattccacagtgaggttttgacctctatatgatacgttttgataaaatattgcattcattaaaataagtgactttctaaacatagaaagttataaacatgtgggcgagtgcttaggtataagcaaaactccgaaatacataagtctttaatttacaggttgacatcacagttcaattatttattacacaacgcagttttattttgaatgcaataaactttgtacaaagcatgagagactccatgcaggcaacaagcacatcacagcggaagcattctaaggacctgagaataaaacatgctaaaaagtcaacacgaatgttggtgagttataggtttaattgctcgagtcataaacatatataaagatagaccacaagatttcatcaaaagtttatcaatagattctacgtaacagagcaccctggtaactaaacttaacgctatagtgataattaccccattcgttttaatacacgcaaaccaacgtgtcttaaactcaaataacatacgtccgttaaaaggctagcgctctagctcggactgggatgtcaagccctatggatccatatacaattattcgcgcccaccagtccatatcctatgtactggcagctactagttaccaaagctaagggattttcggtttaactcagtgtagaatttagtatgtacttgtgtcttatcgcgtttaaaataaattgcatgtattctcagcccaaaaatatttaaagtatttaaaaagggagactataactcacagttcaatattgcaatttaatattgtaggcaaattgcgtagacgtaatgatggtagacgactgtatggttggccttggattcaagaacaataccccgaataatacccaatatttccttagcttaaagcggtttgaaacccgaattaaaaaccccgcgtatataccttattattattaaacttaaattataaattataattataattataatataaatatataaaaaaagaatcagagagatagaAAGTGTGATACTTCGTTCgagcaaactgaccttttataatacttttgcatttactgtagctcatgcgatcgcatgagttttcagtgtttttgtcatgcgatcgcatggccgcctttttcatttttgtttgctagttcctcgacatcaaatagtgtttactgtagcaaatagtgtttactgtagcaaatagtgttttaccgtagcaaatagtgtttactgtagcactgtagcaaaatacggtttcactgtagcaaatagtgttttactgtagcaaatagtgttttactgtagcaaagtcatttttactgtagcaaatagtgttttactgtaggaaagtcgtttttatttgtacatatatatatacatacatataattgttcatgaatcgtcgagagtagtcaaaggtaattgtatatatgaaacagttctaaaattttgagactcaatctaacagactttgtttaacgtgtcaaaataaaaaaaatatcgtaTAGAGAagtggtttaaataagtcaaaattttccgggtcatcacatcatgtCACTTATATACAGCGGGACAAGACAACCGGGGAGTTAGAGAGCCCCATTGATCAATATAAACGGCTCAACTCCTACGAAATTACTAAAGAATTTCGTGAGCAGCT
The window above is part of the Rutidosis leptorrhynchoides isolate AG116_Rl617_1_P2 chromosome 1, CSIRO_AGI_Rlap_v1, whole genome shotgun sequence genome. Proteins encoded here:
- the LOC139885802 gene encoding uncharacterized protein isoform X2; this encodes MRGFMCQSLETSSSCINPDSRSVIMSRRSIEHARLLSNTKYVRLAERRGYVVPASRRSSSATNNVKLDQNSSLTTSANQVFQVVVMRVSIHCQGCAGKVKKHLSKMEGVTSFSVDLESKRVTVMGHVSPVAVLESMSKVKKAEFWPH
- the LOC139885802 gene encoding uncharacterized protein isoform X1, whose product is MIFSAYMEWRNDFLYSTKANKKMRGFMCQSLETSSSCINPDSRSVIMSRRSIEHARLLSNTKYVRLAERRGYVVPASRRSSSATNNVKLDQNSSLTTSANQVFQVVVMRVSIHCQGCAGKVKKHLSKMEGVTSFSVDLESKRVTVMGHVSPVAVLESMSKVKKAEFWPH